One window from the genome of Choloepus didactylus isolate mChoDid1 chromosome 2, mChoDid1.pri, whole genome shotgun sequence encodes:
- the LOC119514523 gene encoding translation initiation factor IF-2-like yields the protein MSMKIISELFSAGIQAGTSAAADPASPPIPAIPATRASGGGGDAPGAQRSPHLPAFPAPLAIPGREDGPTATPDREGTRLSGPEEGLGPPGRPGLSEAEPARAPLSAPPPPPCPGGLQDPAASALPPRPGPPRAPAQPPAGLGALRPQRDKPPHPGAAPPSPARGPQAEGQGPGTPGGGLGEAPGRPRGGLPGRGAQRRRGGVGGAVRDRRAPPQGSRPLTEPGASAHGRPGPLPTAHPQAGPGSPHGRGPRPSLPTYF from the coding sequence ATGTCGATGAAAATCATCAGCGAGCTGTTCTCAGCTGGAATCCAGGCAGGCACGAGCGCCGCAGCTGACCCCGCCAGCCCCCCAATCCCCGCAATTCCAGCAACAAGGGCGTCAGGAGGAGGTGGGGACGCCCCAGGGGCGCAGAGAAGCCCACACCTTCCTGCGTTCCCGGCGCCTCTGGCGATCCCGGGTCGGGAGGACGGACCGACGGCGACGCCCGACAGGGAGGGGACGAGGCTGTCGGGCCCAGAGGAGGGACTCGGGCCTCCAGGTCGCCCAGGACTGTCCGAGGCTGAGCCCGCCCGGGCCCCGCTCTCTGCGCCGCCCCCACCGCCTTGTCCGGGCGGACTCCAGGACCCGGCGGCCAGCGCCCTCCCGCCCAGGCCCGGCCCTCCACGGGCTCCGGCTCAGCCGCCCGCCGGCCTCGGGGCCCTGAGGCCTCAGAGGGACAAACCCCCGCACCCGGGCGCAGCCCCTCCGTCTCCCGCCCGCGGGCCACAGGCTGAGGGGCAGGGCCCGGGCACTCCCGGAGGCGGGCTGGGGGAAGCCCCGGGGAGGCCGCGCGGGGGACTCCCGGGCCGGGGGGCGCAGCGGAggaggggcggggtggggggcgctGTCCGGGACCGCCGAGCTCCCCCCCAAGGGAGCCGCCCCCTGACGGAGCCGGGCGCCTCAGCCCACGGCCGCCCCGGGCCCCTCCCCACGGCTCACCCTCAGGCGGGGCCGGGGTCACCACACGGACGCGGCCCTCGGCCCTCGCTCCCCAcctatttctag